The following are encoded together in the Zingiber officinale cultivar Zhangliang chromosome 8A, Zo_v1.1, whole genome shotgun sequence genome:
- the LOC122012364 gene encoding chaperone protein dnaJ GFA2, mitochondrial-like isoform X1, translating into MMRARAAKNSFWLARRSLGSKLVEDAPVPTLGESSRWSASGNHCSSRSFFDGRSRAVRSFREATNASTRRNLFPKRFFHGTQSLSARDYYDVIGVSQNASAADIKKAYYALAKKLHPDTNKDDANAERKFQEVQRAYEVLKDEDKRRLYDQVGPDAYEQAASGSGPDGPGPFGTGFANPFGFGMEDLFKDIFGNRDYGGADMKVSLEISFMEAVLGCKKTVVFQAPVNCESCGGSGVPPGTRPETCKPCKGSGMVVSQNGPFMLQTTCSSCGGSGKTVKSLCKMCKGNRVVKGTKSVKVDVMAGVDDNETIKMYRSGGADPESNQPGDLYVTIKVREDPVFRRNKANIHVDAAISVTQAILGGTIQVPTLTGDVVVKVRPGTQPGQKVVLKGKGLKTRNGSSYGDQCVHFNVTIPANLTQKQRKLIEEFAKEEQRDYEKDEAAPARASG; encoded by the exons ATGATGAGGGCCAGAGCTGCCAAGAACTCTTTCTGGCTCGCTCGAAGGTCTCTCGGGTCGAAGCTCGTCGAGGATGCTCCAGTTCCCACG TTGGGGGAATCCTCTCGCTGGTCGGCGTCTGGAAATCACTGTTCCTCTAGGAGTTTTTTCGATGGTAGGTCCAGAGCAG TGAGATCGTTCCGTGAAGCTACGAATGCTAGTACACGCCGGAACTTGTTCCCGAAAAGGTTTTTTCACG GAACGCAATCACTGTCCGCAAGGGATTATTATGATGTCATTGGTGTTAGTCAGAATGCAAGTGCTGCAGATATCAAGAAGGCCTACTATGCG CTTGCTAAGAAACTTCATCCTGACACCAACAAGGATGATGCTAATGCAGAAAGGAAGTTCCAAGAAGTTCAGCGTGCATATGAG GTATTGAAAGACGAAGACAAACGGAGACTATATGATCAG GTTGGTCCTGATGCATATGAACAAGCTGCTTCAGGCAGTGGACCTGATGGACCTGGTCCATTTGGTACAGGATTTGCAAATCCATTTGGTTTTGGCATGGAAGAT CTGTTCAAAGACATTTTTGGAAACAGAGATTATGGAGGAGCAGATATGAAG GTTTCTCTTGAAATATCATTTATGGAAGCAGTTCTAGGGTGCAAAAAAACAGTTGTATTTCAAGCTCCTGTAAATTGCGAATCTTGTG GTGGGTCTGGGGTCCCTCCTGGAACCAGACCAGAGACATGTAAGCCTTGCAAAGGCTCAGGAATG GTTGTCTCACAAAATGGCCCCTTCATGCTTCAGACAACATGTTCCAGTTGTGGGGGATCTGGAAAAACTGTAAAG AGCCTGTGTAAGATGTGCAAAGGAAATAGAGTTGTGAAAGGAACAAAATCAGTCAAGGTGGATGTGATGGCTG GTGTGGATGATAATGAAACTATAAAAATGTATAGAAGTGGTGGGGCGGATCCTGAGAGCAATCAACCTGGTGACCTTTATGTTACTATCAAG GTTCGGGAGGATCCTGTCTTCCGCAGGAACAAAGCTAATATTCATGTGGATGCTGCCATAAGTGTCACTCAG GCAATACTAGGAGGTACCATTCAAGTGCCAACTCTCACAGGAGACGTAGTCGTAAAG GTTAGGCCTGGTACTCAGCCTGGTCAGAAGGTCGTCTTAAAGGGGAAAG GATTGAAAACAAGGAATGGATCTTCCTACGGTGACCAATGTGTGCATTTTAATGTCACAATTCCGGC GAACCTAACACAGAAACAGCGTAAGCTGATTGAGGAGTTTGCAAAAGAGGAGCAACGTGATTATGAAAAGGATGAAGCTGCTCCTGCTAGAGCGTCTGGATAA
- the LOC122010498 gene encoding uncharacterized protein LOC122010498, translating into MWDKAGNLVLPRANVMKLRDRLRNEEVAAGLFLCGTKNGPTYCREPMARRAEQGTAKAPGFKQLTGNLKQSGSVECGYCMMRYMKEIVECENPQLEKMFARTIKNQYYNQSQYDEVRSEWSEFIYSYLDA; encoded by the exons ATGTGGGACAAAGCTGGAAACTTGGTTCTTCCGCGAGCTAATGTCATGAAGCTGAGAGATCGTCTCAGAAATGAAGAAGTTGCTGCAGGTTTATTCCTTTGTGGAACCAAAAATGGCCCAACATATTGTCGTGAGCCTATGGCACGCCGAGCAGAGCag GGTACTGCTAAAGCACCAGGTTTTAAGCAATTGACG GGTAATCTAAAACAAAGTGGTtctgttgaatgtggatattgtatgatgaggtacatgaaagagatagttgAATGTGAAAATCCACAGTTGGAGAAGATG TTTGCAAGAACAATCAAGAATCAATATTACAACCAATCTcaatatgatgaagtcagaagtgaatggagcgaatttATCTACTCGTATCTAGATGCCTAA
- the LOC122012364 gene encoding chaperone protein dnaJ GFA2, mitochondrial-like isoform X2, with the protein MMRARAAKNSFWLARRSLGSKLVEDAPVPTLGESSRWSASGNHCSSRSFFDVRSFREATNASTRRNLFPKRFFHGTQSLSARDYYDVIGVSQNASAADIKKAYYALAKKLHPDTNKDDANAERKFQEVQRAYEVLKDEDKRRLYDQVGPDAYEQAASGSGPDGPGPFGTGFANPFGFGMEDLFKDIFGNRDYGGADMKVSLEISFMEAVLGCKKTVVFQAPVNCESCGGSGVPPGTRPETCKPCKGSGMVVSQNGPFMLQTTCSSCGGSGKTVKSLCKMCKGNRVVKGTKSVKVDVMAGVDDNETIKMYRSGGADPESNQPGDLYVTIKVREDPVFRRNKANIHVDAAISVTQAILGGTIQVPTLTGDVVVKVRPGTQPGQKVVLKGKGLKTRNGSSYGDQCVHFNVTIPANLTQKQRKLIEEFAKEEQRDYEKDEAAPARASG; encoded by the exons ATGATGAGGGCCAGAGCTGCCAAGAACTCTTTCTGGCTCGCTCGAAGGTCTCTCGGGTCGAAGCTCGTCGAGGATGCTCCAGTTCCCACG TTGGGGGAATCCTCTCGCTGGTCGGCGTCTGGAAATCACTGTTCCTCTAGGAGTTTTTTCGATG TGAGATCGTTCCGTGAAGCTACGAATGCTAGTACACGCCGGAACTTGTTCCCGAAAAGGTTTTTTCACG GAACGCAATCACTGTCCGCAAGGGATTATTATGATGTCATTGGTGTTAGTCAGAATGCAAGTGCTGCAGATATCAAGAAGGCCTACTATGCG CTTGCTAAGAAACTTCATCCTGACACCAACAAGGATGATGCTAATGCAGAAAGGAAGTTCCAAGAAGTTCAGCGTGCATATGAG GTATTGAAAGACGAAGACAAACGGAGACTATATGATCAG GTTGGTCCTGATGCATATGAACAAGCTGCTTCAGGCAGTGGACCTGATGGACCTGGTCCATTTGGTACAGGATTTGCAAATCCATTTGGTTTTGGCATGGAAGAT CTGTTCAAAGACATTTTTGGAAACAGAGATTATGGAGGAGCAGATATGAAG GTTTCTCTTGAAATATCATTTATGGAAGCAGTTCTAGGGTGCAAAAAAACAGTTGTATTTCAAGCTCCTGTAAATTGCGAATCTTGTG GTGGGTCTGGGGTCCCTCCTGGAACCAGACCAGAGACATGTAAGCCTTGCAAAGGCTCAGGAATG GTTGTCTCACAAAATGGCCCCTTCATGCTTCAGACAACATGTTCCAGTTGTGGGGGATCTGGAAAAACTGTAAAG AGCCTGTGTAAGATGTGCAAAGGAAATAGAGTTGTGAAAGGAACAAAATCAGTCAAGGTGGATGTGATGGCTG GTGTGGATGATAATGAAACTATAAAAATGTATAGAAGTGGTGGGGCGGATCCTGAGAGCAATCAACCTGGTGACCTTTATGTTACTATCAAG GTTCGGGAGGATCCTGTCTTCCGCAGGAACAAAGCTAATATTCATGTGGATGCTGCCATAAGTGTCACTCAG GCAATACTAGGAGGTACCATTCAAGTGCCAACTCTCACAGGAGACGTAGTCGTAAAG GTTAGGCCTGGTACTCAGCCTGGTCAGAAGGTCGTCTTAAAGGGGAAAG GATTGAAAACAAGGAATGGATCTTCCTACGGTGACCAATGTGTGCATTTTAATGTCACAATTCCGGC GAACCTAACACAGAAACAGCGTAAGCTGATTGAGGAGTTTGCAAAAGAGGAGCAACGTGATTATGAAAAGGATGAAGCTGCTCCTGCTAGAGCGTCTGGATAA